GGTCTCGGTGGAGTGATCGTGGCCCTCTTCCTCTGCCGCGTGCTCCTCGGCGGAGTGCTCCTCGCCGGCGTGCTCCTCGCCCTCGTGCCCGTGCTCGTGGCCGACCTCGGCGCCGTGCGCTTCGAGCTTCGTGAGGGTGGCGGCGTCGACGGTGTTCTTGACGCCGGCCTGGGCGATGGCGTCGTCGACGGCGGGCTGGATGCCCTTGAGGTAGAGGATGACGTCGGCCTCGCCGAGCTCGCCGATCTGCCGCGGCTTGAGCTCCAGGTCGTGCGGTTCGACGCCGGGCTTGGTGAGCGTGTTGACGGCGACGTGGCCGGCGCCTATCTGCTCGGCCAGGTACTGCATGGGGTAGAACGACGCGACGACGTCCAGCTTGCCGCTGCTCCCCTTGTCGGCGGCGTCGGAGGTCCCGGCGCAGGCGGACAGGGAGACGATGCCGAGCGCGACGGCTCCGGCGAGGGCGGTGGTGGGTATCAGGCGTCGTACGTTCATGACACTCATTTTCAACAAAATTGGAAACGATTGTCAATTGTCGTATGTGTGGCCCCGCCCACGCGAGACCTAGCGGTCCCCGGCACCGAACCGATTTGATGCAGGGGGTACGGGCGCCGGTAACCTGTGGCATTCGCACTTCGTCGTCGTAATGAAGAGAGCACCGTGGCCGCCGACAAGATCGACACCATCGTCAGCCTGAGCAAGCGCCGTGGCTTCGTCTACCCGTGCAGCGAGATCTACGGTGGCCAGCGCGCCGCCTGGGACTACGGACCGCTGGGTGTCGAACTCAAGGAGAACCTGAAGCGTCAGTGGTGGCGGTACATGGTCACCGCGCGCGAGGACGTCGTCGGTATCGACTCGTCGGTGATCCTGGCCACCGAGGTCTGGGAGGCGTCCGGTCACGTCGCCACCTTCACCGACCCGCTGACCGAGTGCACCTCCTGCCACAAGCGCTTCCGCGCCGACCACCTGGAGGAGGCGTTCGAGGCGAAGCACGGCCGTCTCCCCGAGGGCCTCACCGAGCTCAACTGCCCCAACTGTGGCAACAAGGGCACCTTCACGGAGCCCAAGCAGTTCTCCGGCCTGCTCTCCACGCACCTCGGCCCGACCCAGGACTCCGGCTCCGTCGCCTACCTGCGTCCCGAGACCGCGCAGGGCATCTTCACCAACTTCGGCCAGGTGCTGCAGACCTCGCGCAAGAAGCCGCCGTTCGGCATCGCGCAGATGGGCAAGTCCTTCCGGAACGAGATCACTCCGGGCAACTTCATCTTCCGCACGCGCGAGTTCGAGCAGATGGAGATGGAGTTCTTCGTCAAGCCGGGCGAGGACGAGCAGTGGCAGGAATACTGGATGGAGCAGCGCTGGAACTGGTACACCGGCCTGGGCCTCCGCGAGGAGAACATGCGCTGGTTCGAGCACCCGGCGGAGAAGCTCTCCCACTACTCGAAGCGCACCGCGGACATCGAGTACCGCTTCTCGTTCGGTGGCAGCGAGTGGGGTGAGCTGGAGGGCGTCGCCAACCGCACGGACTACGACCTGAACGCGCACTCCAAGGCCTCCGGCACCGACCTGCAGTTCTTCGACCAGGAGGCCGGCGAGCGCTGGACCCCCTACGTCATCGAGCCCGCCGCCGGTGTCGGCCGCGCGATGCTGGCCTTCCTGCTCGACGCGTACAACGAGGACGAGGCCCCCAACGCCAAGGGCGTCATGGAGAAGCGCACCGTCCTGCGCCTCGACCCGCGCCTGTCCCCGATCAAGGTCGCGGTCCTGCCGCTGTCGCGCAACGCGCAGCTCTCGCCGAAGGCCAAGGGCCTCGCGGCCGACCTGCGCCAGAACTGGAACATCGAGTTCGACGACGCCGGCGCCATCGGCCGCCGCTACCGTCGCCAGGACGAGATCGGCACCCCGTTCTGCGTGACCGTCGACTTCGACACCCTCGACGACAACGCGGTGACCGTGCGCGAGCGCGACACCATGAAGCAGGAGCGCGTCTCCCTCGACCAGATCCAGGGCTACCTGGGCAGCCGTCTGCTCGGCTGCTGAGTCTGCTCGTCTTCACAGGGAAGCCCCCGACTCCGGAAGGAGTCGGGGGCTTCCCTGTGTGTGGGTGCGTGGTGGGGGGCCTCTCAGCCCTCGGCCTTCAGGCCGCGCAGCAGCAGAGCGAGCACCGCGTCGAACTCCGCCTCGATCGTCGGGCGCCGCCACTCCGGGGCGTACACCGGGTCGTGGAAGCGGCCGGTCGCGTGGAACACCGCACGGGCCGTCGCCGCGGGGTCGGGGGCGGTGAACTCCCCGCTCCGCACGCCCTCCTCGACGATCTCCCGGACCTGACCGATCAGTACCTCGATGTGCTCCTCGACCACGCCGCTGGCCTCGTCGATCAGCACGCCGTACGTCGCGAACAGCTCGGGGTCGTCGCCCGCCTTGTGGCGCTTGGCCTCGAAGAGGGCCGCGAACCAGGACCTGAGCTTCTCGGCGGCCGGCCGGTCCGTGCTCGCGATCAGCCCGGCGAGCATGACCTCGGCGCGGCTCAGCCACCGCTCGGTGACGGCCTCGCGCAGGGCCGCCTTCGTGCGGAAGTGGCGGTAGACGCTGCCGTGGCTGACGCCGAGCACCCGGGCGACGTCCACGACGGTCGCCTTCGCGGGGCCGTAGCGCCGGAGCACCTCCTCCGTGGCTTCGAGGATGCGCTCGGCGGTCAGGGTCTCGGTGGCGGCCATGGAATGACACTACCTGTCAGTGCTCGCTGTCCAGGTGGGCCATCTGCGCTGCCGGGTACCGCTCGCCGGCTGCGGCGCCCGCCGGGACGGCCTCCTCGATGGCTGCCAGGTCGGCGGTGTCGAGCGGGACGTCCAGGGCGCCGAGCGCCTCCACGAGGCGGTCCCGGCGTCGGGCGCCGACCAGCGGGACGATGTCCGCGCCCTGTCGTTCGCCCTGTGCGAGGACCCAGGCGATCGCGGTCTGCGCGACCGTCACGCCCTTCGCCTCGGCGACCGTCCGCAGTCGGTCCACCAGGTCGAGGTTCCGGTGGAGGTTGTCGCCCTGGAAGCGGGGGGACATCCCGCGGAAGTCACCCGCGCCGAGCTCCCGGTCCCGGGTGAAGTGGCCGCTGATCAGGCCGCGCGACAGCACCCCGTACGCCGTGATCCCGATGCCCAGCTCGCGCGCGGCCGGGAGGATCTTTTCCTCGATCGAGCGGGAGATCAGCGAGTACTCGATCTGGAGGTCCGAGATCGGGGCCACCGCCGCCGCTCTGCGCAGGGTGTCCGCGCCGACCTCGGAGAGGCCGATGTGCCGTACGTGCCCCGCCTCGACCAGCTCGGCGATGGCGCCGACGGTCTCCTCGATCGGCACGTCCGGGTCGACACGGGCGATCCGGTAGATGTCGATGTGGTCGGTGCCGAGGCGCTGGAGCGAGTACGCCGCGAAGTTCTTCACCGCCGCCGGACGCCCGTCGTATCCGGTGAAGCCGCCCTCGACCGTGCGCAGCGCGCCGAACTTCACGCTGGTCAGCGCCTGCTCGCGGGCGGCGGCGGGGGCGCTCCGCAGGGCTTCGGCGATCAGCAGTTCGTTGTGCCCCATCCCGTAGAAGTCGCCCGTGTCCAGCAGGGTCACCCCGGCTTCCAGGGCGGCGTGGATGGTCGCGATCGACTCGGCGCGGTCGCTCTCCCCGTACAGCGCGGACATGCCCATGCAGCCGAGACCGAGGGCGGAGACGGCGGGGCCGGTGGCGCCGAGCGGGCGGGTGGGGACGGGGTGTCGGGTGGTGGTCATGGCGGTCTCCTGGAGAGTCGACGGGAGGGTGCGACAGAACAACCATGACATGACCGATGACAGATTTCAATATCTGTCATTCGTTTGGGTGGGGTGGCGAAAAACGGGTGCCGCCGTACCGGTGCCGGGGTAGCGTCTTCGGCATGTCTTTGTTCTTCCAGATCTACGAGTGAGCGCGCCGCGCAGGCCGACCACCGACCACCTCACTGAACTGATTCGGGAGAACCCCCATGGGCAAGAGCCGTAACGACCTCCTCGGAGTCGGCGGACAGCGCAAGAAGCTGTCCCGCGCCGACCAGCACGGCACCGGCCGGAGCCGCGGCGCCGTCCACCGCACGGCCGACGAGCAGAAGCAGGAGCTCCTGAAGAAGATGCGCGAGCGCGCGCAGGGAGCCGAAGCCGCTGACACCGAAGCCGCTGACACCGAGGCCGGTCAGGAGTAGCCGGCGCCGGGTGAAACGGGCCCGGGGTCGTGAACACCCCGGGCCCGTTTCACCCCACCTGCTTCGGCAGCCGCAGCGCGAGCACCGCCGTCAGGAGCGCCATCGCGAGCTGGAGCAGGAGCGTCACCGTCAGGGCCGTGCCTGTCGAGTCCGAGGCGGACAGGCTCAGGAACAGCGTGCCGAGGGTGGCCACGCCCAGGGTCAGCGCCGTCTGCTGGGTCGTCACCATGACGCCGCTGCCCACGCCCGCCCGCTCCGGCGGCACCTCGGAGAGCACCACCCGGAAGAGCACCGGAAGCTGGAGGCCCTGCCCCAGCCCCGCGAGCGCCATGCCGGGAAGCAGGCTCCCCACCGACAGGTCCGGCCAGGAGCGCCAGGCCGTCAGGGCGAGCAGCCCGAGACCGAGGGCCTGGAGCAGCGCCCCCACCGGAACCACCCGCGTGCCCCAGCGCCGTACGAGCCGGGGACCCGCGAGCGACGCCCCGAAGAAGGCCACCGCCATGGGGACGAGCGCCAGGCCCGAGGCCACCGCCCCCAGGCCCAGGCCCTGCTGGAGCGCCACCGCGATCACGAACATGAAGCCGCCGAAGCCGCCCGACAGAGGCAGGACGAGGAGCAGCCCGCGCCGCAGCGAGACCAGGTCGAGGAGGCTCGGCGGGACCAGCGGGGTGTCGCCCCGGCGCTCCGCCCGCCGCTCCACCCGCCAGAAGGCGCCCGCCGCGAACGGGAACACCGCGAGCGAGACCCAGGTCCACAGCGGCCAGCCGGCCGTCCGGCCCTCCGTCAGCGGGGCGAGCAGGGTGAGCATCGCGACCGCGAGGAGCAGCGTGCCCGGCACGTCCACCCGGGTCGGCCGGTCCGAGCGGGTCTCCGGCACGGTCCGCAGAGCGAGCAGCAGGCCCGCGACCGCCACCGGCACGTTCACCAGGAAGACCGCCCGCCAGCCCGACCCCGCGAGGTCGGCGGCGACGAGGACGCCGCCCAG
The sequence above is a segment of the Streptomyces sp. NBC_01255 genome. Coding sequences within it:
- a CDS encoding DUF6243 family protein, with amino-acid sequence MGKSRNDLLGVGGQRKKLSRADQHGTGRSRGAVHRTADEQKQELLKKMRERAQGAEAADTEAADTEAGQE
- a CDS encoding MFS transporter: MTSTPTTSLRSGAPSVGHGHGPAALGSLGLFTVLLGASLPLIDFFIVNVALPSIGRELAAGESLLELIVAGYGLSYAVLLVLGGRLGDLFGRRRLFLAGMTAFGLTSLACGLAPDAWTLVAARVAQGAAAALMLPQVLATIHASTAGARRAKALSLYGATAGLSMVTGQILGGVLVAADLAGSGWRAVFLVNVPVAVAGLLLALRTVPETRSDRPTRVDVPGTLLLAVAMLTLLAPLTEGRTAGWPLWTWVSLAVFPFAAGAFWRVERRAERRGDTPLVPPSLLDLVSLRRGLLLVLPLSGGFGGFMFVIAVALQQGLGLGAVASGLALVPMAVAFFGASLAGPRLVRRWGTRVVPVGALLQALGLGLLALTAWRSWPDLSVGSLLPGMALAGLGQGLQLPVLFRVVLSEVPPERAGVGSGVMVTTQQTALTLGVATLGTLFLSLSASDSTGTALTVTLLLQLAMALLTAVLALRLPKQVG
- a CDS encoding aldo/keto reductase translates to MTTTRHPVPTRPLGATGPAVSALGLGCMGMSALYGESDRAESIATIHAALEAGVTLLDTGDFYGMGHNELLIAEALRSAPAAAREQALTSVKFGALRTVEGGFTGYDGRPAAVKNFAAYSLQRLGTDHIDIYRIARVDPDVPIEETVGAIAELVEAGHVRHIGLSEVGADTLRRAAAVAPISDLQIEYSLISRSIEEKILPAARELGIGITAYGVLSRGLISGHFTRDRELGAGDFRGMSPRFQGDNLHRNLDLVDRLRTVAEAKGVTVAQTAIAWVLAQGERQGADIVPLVGARRRDRLVEALGALDVPLDTADLAAIEEAVPAGAAAGERYPAAQMAHLDSEH
- a CDS encoding TetR family transcriptional regulator, giving the protein MAATETLTAERILEATEEVLRRYGPAKATVVDVARVLGVSHGSVYRHFRTKAALREAVTERWLSRAEVMLAGLIASTDRPAAEKLRSWFAALFEAKRHKAGDDPELFATYGVLIDEASGVVEEHIEVLIGQVREIVEEGVRSGEFTAPDPAATARAVFHATGRFHDPVYAPEWRRPTIEAEFDAVLALLLRGLKAEG
- a CDS encoding glycine--tRNA ligase encodes the protein MAADKIDTIVSLSKRRGFVYPCSEIYGGQRAAWDYGPLGVELKENLKRQWWRYMVTAREDVVGIDSSVILATEVWEASGHVATFTDPLTECTSCHKRFRADHLEEAFEAKHGRLPEGLTELNCPNCGNKGTFTEPKQFSGLLSTHLGPTQDSGSVAYLRPETAQGIFTNFGQVLQTSRKKPPFGIAQMGKSFRNEITPGNFIFRTREFEQMEMEFFVKPGEDEQWQEYWMEQRWNWYTGLGLREENMRWFEHPAEKLSHYSKRTADIEYRFSFGGSEWGELEGVANRTDYDLNAHSKASGTDLQFFDQEAGERWTPYVIEPAAGVGRAMLAFLLDAYNEDEAPNAKGVMEKRTVLRLDPRLSPIKVAVLPLSRNAQLSPKAKGLAADLRQNWNIEFDDAGAIGRRYRRQDEIGTPFCVTVDFDTLDDNAVTVRERDTMKQERVSLDQIQGYLGSRLLGC